The DNA window ACTTACAGAGAATATTATTGCAGAGCAAAAAAAGACGTTAGGTAAAACAATGTATAACCAAGGTTGCAAATAGGTTAGCAATTGAAAGTCACTAATGCGTTCTGGATCTAAATCGGAAAAATAATTCCCAATAATATAGCCAATAATGAAAGGTGAAAACGCTAATACACTAAAAGTAAAAGTACCTAAAAATCGACTCCAGAAATACTGTGCTTTTTTAATTGAAGAACTGTAAACTAGACTCTCCATATTGTGCTGCTTATCTCTAAGAATTGCACTAATAGCGAAAAACATGATGATAAAAACACTACCTAAAGTAAAAAGACTGGTATGAAAATATACTTGATAAACAGAGTTGAAATTCACCCCTTTTGGTGCAAATCCTTGTCTACCAACAAATACACCTAATGCTAAAAATAAGATAGCAAATATTGGAAATGCACGTTGTTTTAACTGATAAAAAATTTCAAAATTAAATAATTGTTTAAACATAATTTAGGACGCTTTAGATTGATTGTTGAAAAGTGTAGTGAAATAAAAATCTTCTAAATTAGGTGTGATTAATCCGAAGCCTTCTTCTGGTTTTTTGCCTGACAATACTCTAATTTGAGTCTTTCCAGACACTAGCTTTGTAGAGATAACATCGAATGCTTTTTTATAAATATCAATGTCTCTTTTAGGAATGATTTTTGCCCAAACCTTTCCTTCTATACTAGCAACTAATTCTGTTGGATTACCCTCAGAAATTATTTCACCATTAGAAAGTATTGCCATTTTTGGGCATAAGTTTCTAACATCTTCTACAATGTGAGTTGATAAGATGACAATGACGTTCTCCCCTATTTCACTCAGTAAGTTTAAAAACCGGTTGCTCTCTTCTGGATCTAAACCTGCTGTTGGTTCATCTACAATGATTATTTGTGGATTTGCTAACAATGCTTGTGCAATCCCAAATCGCTGGCGCATGCCTCCAGAAAAAGTGTAAACAGATTTTTTTCTGTGTTGATATAGATTGACTTGCTGCAATAATGCTGTAACCTGTTCTTTGCGTTCCTTTTTATTTAATATCCCTTTAAGAATAGCTAAGTGATTTAATAATTTTTCAGCAGAAATTTTTGGATATACTCCAAACTCTTGAGGTAAGTATCCTAAGTGCTTTCTTATCTCTTCAGGTTTTTGAACAACATCAATAGTATTGAATGAAATACTACCAAAAGTAGGTTCTTGTAAAGATGCAATGGTTCTCATTAAAGATGATTTTCCTGCACCATTGGCTCCTAACAAGCCAAACATACCGTTAGTGATTTCTAAATTAATTCCGTTTAGCGCCTTAACACCATTTGGATAGGTTTTACTTAAATTCTTGATTTGTAATGTATTCATGGTTGCTCGTTTTTGATTGATGTATTTAGCAATGATTTTTTTATCTAAAACGTCTTTTAGAATTCCATATATAGCTATTGGTTGCACTTACTTTGCTCGTAATTTGATTGTTGTTTAATGTTCTCATAATTGATGTTTTATATTAATTTAAGACAAACATAAAGTAGACGGAATGAGCTATATAATTAATATGATATATGCTATTTTTTTTAAGTCATACACATAAAAAAACGGCATCAATAGTGTTCGTCCTGAAAATGAACATGTTGGTCATAAAAATCATAGTGTCTATAAACTTACTTGTCTAGATAACTTATCATACTTACTTTTGAGTTATGATTAAGCTATTAAAGAAATACAAAGCCTTTTTAATTGGATCCATAATTATGATTCCAATATTCTATGTGTTAGATTATTTAGGATTAATCCTACTTCCTAAAGAAAGATCATTAGAGATTGCTTTTTATGCCATTTTTTGGGGATTTATAGTGGCTTTACCATTTTATCATTTTAAAAAAAACAGGATAACTGTAATTAAAATACTTACTCTATTCTCACTCTTTTTTGTAACGTTGCTTGTAGATTCTTATATGGATTTGCCAGATAATCCAATTACATTTATTCTTTTAATGGGATTTTGGTTTGGCTTGGCCTATTTGTTAATGTCAACTTTTATAATAAAATATTGGAAACTTATTACATTCATTTATGTTCCATTAATACTCTACTTTCTCTATTTAAGATTGTTTACAGGTGACTTAGAAGCCTATTTAAAAATTAAAGAAGATATCCCTTTCTATATGTTCTTTTTGCCTATTCCAATTTTGTTTCTTATTTGGGTTTTTGAGCAATGGAAATGGTTACAAAATCTAAAGGCTGAAAAAGCAAAAACTGAATTATCATTATTGCGATCACAAATAAATCCTCACTTTTTCTTTAATACGCTAAATAATCTTTACGCATTAACAGTTAAGAACTCTGATCGAGCGCCAGATGTTATTCTGAAACTATCAGACATGATGCGTTACACCATTTACGAAGGAGAAAAGGAAACAGTAAAACTCGCTGATGAAATAGGATATTTGAACAACTATATAGAATTACACAAAATACGTTACAAAAAATCTGTTGAGATTACCTTTGACTATGCATCTGTAAATACGCATATCGCTATTGCCCCATTATTGTACATTATCCTTTTAGAAAATGCTTTTAAACATGGTGTTGAAACATTGTCGGAAAATGCATTCATTCATATTAACTTATATGATGATGAAGATATTATCTATTTTGAAATTGAAAATAATTTTGACGATAAAGAAAGTGATAAAACAAATGGAATTGGTTTAAAAAACTTAAAAAGAAGACTATCTTTATTGTATAAAGAAAAGCATAATTTGAGTATTATAACAACAACCAACTTGTATAAAACAATTTTAAAAATTTCTAAACATGCTTAACTATATCATTATTGATGATGAACCCTTAGCTCATGAAATTATCGAGGAATTTTGTAGCATGTTACCGCATTTACAATTAAAAAAAAACTGTTACAATGCCATGGAAGCAGTGCAATTTTTAAATAAAAATAGTGTGGATTTCATGTTTTTAGATATTAATATGCCTAAATTAAAAGGTTTAGATTTTTTAAAGACACTAACTAATCCTCCAAAAACAATCATTACTAC is part of the Psychroserpens ponticola genome and encodes:
- a CDS encoding sensor histidine kinase codes for the protein MIKLLKKYKAFLIGSIIMIPIFYVLDYLGLILLPKERSLEIAFYAIFWGFIVALPFYHFKKNRITVIKILTLFSLFFVTLLVDSYMDLPDNPITFILLMGFWFGLAYLLMSTFIIKYWKLITFIYVPLILYFLYLRLFTGDLEAYLKIKEDIPFYMFFLPIPILFLIWVFEQWKWLQNLKAEKAKTELSLLRSQINPHFFFNTLNNLYALTVKNSDRAPDVILKLSDMMRYTIYEGEKETVKLADEIGYLNNYIELHKIRYKKSVEITFDYASVNTHIAIAPLLYIILLENAFKHGVETLSENAFIHINLYDDEDIIYFEIENNFDDKESDKTNGIGLKNLKRRLSLLYKEKHNLSIITTTNLYKTILKISKHA
- a CDS encoding ABC transporter ATP-binding protein — translated: MNTLQIKNLSKTYPNGVKALNGINLEITNGMFGLLGANGAGKSSLMRTIASLQEPTFGSISFNTIDVVQKPEEIRKHLGYLPQEFGVYPKISAEKLLNHLAILKGILNKKERKEQVTALLQQVNLYQHRKKSVYTFSGGMRQRFGIAQALLANPQIIIVDEPTAGLDPEESNRFLNLLSEIGENVIVILSTHIVEDVRNLCPKMAILSNGEIISEGNPTELVASIEGKVWAKIIPKRDIDIYKKAFDVISTKLVSGKTQIRVLSGKKPEEGFGLITPNLEDFYFTTLFNNQSKAS